The following are from one region of the Candidatus Binatia bacterium genome:
- a CDS encoding SDR family NAD(P)-dependent oxidoreductase, protein MAESNRPLAGKVAVVTGGSKGLGRAMVLGFAERGADVVIASRKIEPCEAVAVAARAHGVRAIAVSCHVADWAQCDALIETAVAQLGRIDILVNNAGIAPVAPTMKDITEVLFDKTIGVNLKGPLRLGAMAAEHMGEGGAIINISSVASVRPTPFTTVYAAAKAGLNVLTSIMAQEFAPKGIRANGILCGTFSTDSFNAAVPNDEAKKIAVGGSTMNRVAEAEEIVGTAVYLATNASSYVTGQMIHVDGGVLP, encoded by the coding sequence ATGGCGGAATCCAATAGGCCGCTCGCCGGCAAGGTCGCCGTCGTGACCGGCGGGAGCAAGGGGCTCGGGCGGGCGATGGTGCTCGGCTTCGCGGAGCGCGGCGCGGACGTCGTCATCGCGAGCCGCAAGATCGAGCCGTGCGAGGCGGTCGCGGTGGCGGCGCGGGCGCACGGGGTGCGAGCGATTGCGGTGTCCTGCCACGTGGCGGACTGGGCGCAGTGCGATGCGCTGATCGAGACCGCAGTCGCGCAGCTCGGTCGCATCGACATCCTGGTGAACAACGCTGGCATAGCGCCGGTCGCGCCGACGATGAAGGACATCACCGAGGTGCTCTTCGACAAGACGATCGGTGTGAACCTGAAGGGACCCCTCCGGCTCGGCGCGATGGCGGCGGAACACATGGGGGAGGGCGGGGCGATCATCAACATCAGCTCTGTGGCCTCCGTCCGGCCGACGCCGTTCACGACGGTCTACGCGGCAGCGAAGGCGGGGCTCAACGTGCTCACCTCAATCATGGCGCAGGAGTTCGCCCCGAAGGGGATTCGGGCGAACGGCATCCTCTGCGGAACGTTCTCGACCGATAGCTTCAATGCCGCCGTGCCGAACGACGAGGCGAAGAAGATTGCTGTCGGGGGGTCGACAATGAACCGCGTGGCCGAGGCGGAAGAGATTGTGGGAACGGCCGTTTACCTGGCGACGAACGCCTCTTCGTACGTGACGGGTCAGATGATTCACGTCGACGGAGGCGTCTTGCCGTGA
- a CDS encoding phosphotransferase family protein — MRPDPQIDVARLRTWLEETLGEKLSVAATVLKGGGSCEIFGLRVGDRQWVLRRAPAHASSSTAHDVLREYRILSAIQDQNVRISRPVLACDDPTIADGAFYVMEFVDGEPIRRSIPDAYADSPRDQARALTDLIDCLAEIHNIDWRACGLESLGNPVGYLERQVPRWRKQLDSYRCRELPGVDEVGAWLRDNLPAEQPPCLVHGDYKLDNVLYSRDTPARALAVVDWEMASIGDPLVDLAWALIFLPEEGNVLALGAAGQPGGFQIDGLPTREELVQRYAGATGRDVSALDWYRVFSPWKLSIVLEGSYAKHLRGESKNPNHAFFGQLTDSLLERARDVIPRG, encoded by the coding sequence TTGAGACCCGATCCCCAGATCGACGTCGCTCGACTGCGCACCTGGCTCGAGGAGACGCTGGGCGAGAAGTTGTCGGTAGCGGCAACCGTGTTGAAGGGTGGGGGTTCGTGCGAAATCTTTGGCCTCCGCGTCGGCGACCGTCAATGGGTCTTGCGACGGGCGCCCGCACACGCGTCCTCCTCGACTGCGCATGACGTCTTGCGTGAATATCGGATCCTGAGTGCGATTCAGGACCAGAACGTCCGCATCTCACGTCCCGTTCTCGCTTGCGACGACCCGACGATCGCGGACGGTGCGTTTTATGTGATGGAATTTGTCGACGGCGAGCCGATCCGTCGCAGCATCCCGGACGCGTATGCGGACTCCCCCCGAGACCAGGCGCGCGCCCTCACGGATCTGATCGATTGTCTGGCGGAGATCCACAACATCGACTGGCGAGCCTGCGGGCTCGAGTCGTTGGGGAATCCGGTGGGCTATCTCGAGCGGCAGGTGCCGCGTTGGCGGAAGCAACTCGACTCCTATCGGTGCCGGGAGTTGCCCGGTGTCGACGAGGTTGGAGCGTGGCTGCGCGACAACCTGCCCGCCGAACAGCCGCCCTGCCTGGTGCACGGAGACTACAAGCTCGACAACGTCCTCTACAGCCGTGACACTCCGGCCCGCGCCCTCGCCGTGGTGGACTGGGAGATGGCGTCGATCGGCGATCCGCTCGTCGATCTGGCTTGGGCGCTGATCTTCCTTCCGGAAGAGGGCAACGTTCTCGCGCTCGGCGCCGCGGGCCAACCGGGTGGCTTTCAAATCGATGGTTTGCCGACGCGAGAAGAACTCGTGCAGCGCTACGCGGGCGCGACGGGTCGGGACGTCTCCGCTCTGGACTGGTACCGGGTCTTCTCGCCGTGGAAGCTCAGCATCGTGCTCGAGGGCAGCTACGCGAAGCACCTCCGCGGCGAGTCGAAGAACCCGAACCACGCGTTTTTCGGCCAACTAACAGACTCTCTGCTCGAACGTGCGCGGGACGTCATACCCCGAGGCTGA
- a CDS encoding NAD(P)-dependent alcohol dehydrogenase, with protein sequence MKTNAIQLKGPGVDGIAASARDVPEVGSEQVLLRMGGSCLNYHDAVVIWGFIPGMRYPRIPLSDGCGTIVELGSAVAGFAPGDRVAANFYPSWHSGPPTILGKQPIPGEGVDGMCAEHVVVESSSLVRVPSHLSELEAGTLPCAAVTAWAALRDGDVAEGQTVVVQGTGGVSLFALQLAKARGARVILTSSSDEKLERGHTLGADEGINYRTHSEWSREVLRLTDGRGADIVVDVGGEGSLGQAVLATRMAGHVAIVGVLGGFGNAEVPVTVAMTRNIKMQGVTVGSRADFDAMCRFMEEKKIRPIVSDTFPMADLAGAVKHLEEGRHFGKIAIEVGS encoded by the coding sequence GTGAAGACCAACGCCATCCAACTCAAAGGGCCCGGTGTCGACGGGATTGCGGCTTCGGCGCGCGACGTACCGGAAGTCGGCTCCGAGCAGGTGCTCCTGCGGATGGGCGGATCTTGCCTGAACTACCACGATGCCGTGGTCATCTGGGGGTTCATTCCGGGCATGCGCTACCCGCGGATTCCCCTCTCCGACGGTTGCGGTACCATCGTCGAGCTTGGGAGCGCCGTCGCAGGATTTGCTCCCGGCGACCGGGTGGCGGCGAACTTCTACCCGAGTTGGCACTCGGGCCCGCCGACGATCTTGGGCAAGCAGCCCATCCCCGGTGAGGGTGTGGACGGCATGTGTGCCGAGCACGTCGTCGTCGAATCGAGTAGCCTCGTCCGTGTGCCGAGTCATCTGAGCGAGCTCGAAGCGGGTACGTTGCCGTGTGCCGCTGTGACCGCGTGGGCGGCGCTCCGGGACGGAGACGTCGCCGAGGGGCAGACCGTCGTAGTGCAGGGGACGGGCGGCGTGTCACTCTTCGCGCTGCAGTTGGCGAAGGCGCGTGGTGCTCGCGTGATTCTGACGTCGTCGTCGGATGAGAAGCTCGAACGCGGCCACACCCTCGGTGCCGATGAGGGCATCAACTACCGCACGCACTCGGAATGGTCGCGCGAGGTCCTTCGGCTCACCGACGGCCGAGGCGCCGACATCGTGGTCGACGTGGGCGGCGAGGGTTCGCTCGGCCAGGCGGTTCTCGCCACGAGGATGGCCGGCCACGTGGCGATCGTCGGGGTGCTCGGCGGGTTCGGCAACGCTGAAGTCCCGGTCACCGTCGCGATGACACGAAACATCAAGATGCAGGGCGTGACCGTCGGAAGTCGTGCCGACTTCGACGCGATGTGCCGATTCATGGAAGAGAAGAAGATCCGTCCGATCGTGAGCGACACGTTCCCAATGGCGGACCTCGCCGGTGCGGTGAAACACCTCGAAGAGGGACGTCACTTCGGCAAAATCGCGATCGAGGTCGGTTCGTAG
- a CDS encoding PQQ-dependent sugar dehydrogenase — translation MRRRTVVVVALAAAGLVSGCSGGGESGAGDGGIGSEPIESSMLGCVAPERPPSPFAYRLETLIEGLDLERPTVARPDPVEPGRWWALEQAGRLVTFTETDPSIRVLLDISDRIVVHPNFEIGALGFAFHPGFPEDPRVYLTFTAHPETPETVATFYLSAFRVDADLARIAPESEAVLLRVALPTEFHHAGTLEFDPTGMLLVSLGDGGVPENGQDRTTLLGSLLRIDVDGPRPYGIPSDNPFSSEVGARPEIYASGLRNMWKFSVDHATDRIFGGDVGGGRREEVDRIDAGRDYGWPTWEGTICLGEPCDDGSVPPLADYGHGVGRAVVGGYVYRGRELSALDGKLLYGDWRSAKIWAVDPDDSGSEPDLLLEEGESMSSFAEDGEGEVYVVTRLGGDNLRRIVANPQSDGDALPDRLSRTGCFDVDRPTEPADHLLPYEVNLPLWSDGLEKDRWLSLPPEGQIRVNPDGDWDLPVGSVLVKSFRSSGRLVETRLFMRHPDGVWAGYTYEWEDDETEAWLRRGSRQVELGDLLWTLPTRADCLGCHTKAAGRTLGLETAQLDRGVVNPETAGEISQITLWKQLGLFEDPTAPGLETGDPLRALDDREAATATRARDYLHVNCSGCHRPDGSGLSSMDLRRATPGSEMGLCNREPQIEVEGFEGMSLLTPGVPQQSILWRRMTKTGARRMPPLGSAIPDLGAIPIVRFWIMGMDGCDER, via the coding sequence ATGCGACGAAGGACGGTCGTAGTCGTCGCCCTCGCGGCTGCGGGATTGGTGAGCGGATGCTCCGGCGGAGGAGAGAGCGGCGCAGGGGACGGCGGCATAGGGTCCGAACCGATCGAATCCTCCATGCTCGGCTGTGTGGCACCCGAGCGGCCGCCTTCTCCCTTTGCATACCGCCTGGAGACGCTCATCGAGGGGCTGGATCTCGAACGGCCGACAGTGGCCCGCCCCGACCCGGTCGAACCGGGGCGTTGGTGGGCCCTGGAACAAGCGGGAAGGCTCGTCACGTTCACCGAAACCGACCCGAGTATCCGGGTTCTCCTCGACATCTCCGACCGGATCGTCGTGCACCCGAATTTCGAGATCGGCGCGCTTGGTTTCGCATTCCATCCCGGTTTCCCCGAAGATCCGCGGGTCTATCTCACGTTCACCGCCCATCCTGAGACGCCCGAGACGGTTGCGACGTTCTACCTGTCGGCGTTCCGTGTGGACGCCGACTTGGCGCGAATCGCGCCGGAGAGCGAGGCGGTGCTTCTAAGGGTCGCTCTCCCCACCGAGTTTCACCACGCCGGGACGCTCGAGTTCGATCCCACAGGGATGCTGCTTGTCAGTCTCGGAGACGGAGGCGTCCCCGAGAACGGTCAGGATCGGACTACATTGCTGGGCTCGCTTCTTCGCATCGACGTCGATGGTCCGCGGCCCTACGGCATTCCTTCGGACAACCCGTTTTCGTCCGAGGTCGGAGCGCGCCCCGAGATCTACGCATCCGGCCTCCGAAACATGTGGAAGTTCAGTGTCGACCACGCGACCGATCGGATCTTCGGCGGCGACGTCGGGGGTGGCAGGCGCGAGGAGGTCGACCGCATCGACGCCGGGCGCGATTACGGTTGGCCAACGTGGGAGGGCACGATCTGCCTCGGCGAGCCTTGTGATGATGGATCGGTACCACCTCTCGCGGATTACGGTCACGGCGTCGGCCGAGCCGTGGTCGGTGGGTACGTCTATCGGGGGCGAGAGCTGTCCGCGCTCGATGGGAAGTTGCTCTATGGCGACTGGCGCTCGGCAAAGATCTGGGCGGTCGACCCCGACGACTCCGGCTCCGAGCCGGATCTGCTCCTGGAGGAGGGGGAGAGCATGAGCTCGTTCGCCGAGGACGGGGAGGGCGAAGTCTACGTCGTGACCCGTCTCGGCGGGGACAATCTCCGGCGCATCGTAGCGAACCCGCAGAGCGACGGCGACGCGCTCCCGGATCGGCTCTCCCGCACGGGCTGTTTCGACGTCGACAGGCCGACCGAACCCGCAGATCACCTCCTCCCCTACGAAGTGAATCTGCCGCTTTGGTCCGACGGCCTCGAGAAGGACCGTTGGCTGTCTCTGCCCCCCGAAGGACAGATCCGTGTGAACCCGGACGGCGATTGGGATCTGCCCGTGGGCTCCGTTCTCGTGAAGAGCTTCCGCTCGAGCGGGCGACTGGTCGAGACACGTCTCTTCATGCGGCACCCCGACGGGGTCTGGGCCGGCTACACATATGAATGGGAAGACGACGAAACCGAGGCATGGTTGCGGCGCGGCTCGCGTCAGGTCGAGCTCGGAGATCTCTTGTGGACGCTCCCTACCCGGGCCGACTGCCTCGGGTGCCATACCAAGGCGGCGGGCCGCACCCTCGGTCTCGAGACCGCCCAGCTCGATCGCGGCGTCGTCAATCCGGAGACCGCCGGGGAGATCTCCCAGATCACTCTCTGGAAACAGCTGGGACTTTTCGAGGATCCCACGGCGCCCGGGCTCGAAACGGGCGACCCCCTGCGCGCGCTTGATGATCGCGAGGCTGCTACTGCGACACGCGCGCGGGACTACCTTCATGTGAACTGCTCTGGGTGTCACCGCCCCGACGGCTCGGGCTTGTCGAGCATGGACCTGCGGCGCGCGACGCCTGGTTCGGAAATGGGCCTGTGCAACCGGGAGCCTCAGATCGAGGTCGAGGGGTTCGAAGGCATGTCGCTGCTCACGCCGGGCGTGCCGCAGCAATCCATCCTATGGCGGCGAATGACCAAGACCGGCGCGCGGCGCATGCCGCCGCTCGGGAGCGCGATTCCCGACTTGGGGGCGATTCCGATCGTGCGGTTCTGGATCATGGGGATGGACGGGTGTGACGAGCGCTGA
- a CDS encoding acetyl-CoA C-acetyltransferase, translating to MTNALIIDACRTPRGIGKQNKGALAHLHPQHLASTVLKAIAERNGINTADVDDVVWGTSSQVCEQSGDLGRMAALDAGFDVTASGATLDRFCGSGITSANYAAHAVIAGMEDLVISGGTEMMSLPKKGMLPMGAGNMHLQEIHPQSHQGVCADAIATLEGIGRDSLDALAALSQARADQAIKEGRFDKSLIPVLNMDGTVALDREEFPRPQTTAESLAQLSPSFPKIADYRHTEDSLTFRELINKKYPDLNIEHVHHAGNSSGVVDGAAALLFASEQYAKEHGLKARARVVATANMGDDPTLMLNAPVPAARKVLKRAGMTLNDIDLFEINEAFAVVSEKFQRDLDLDRDRVNVNGGAMALGHPIGATGAILIGTVLDELERRDKQVGLITMCAGGGMAPAIIIERT from the coding sequence ATGACCAACGCTCTGATCATCGACGCTTGCCGTACGCCCCGAGGAATCGGCAAACAGAACAAGGGCGCGCTGGCGCACCTCCACCCCCAGCATCTCGCCTCCACGGTGCTGAAGGCGATCGCCGAGCGGAACGGGATCAACACCGCCGACGTCGACGACGTAGTGTGGGGGACGAGCTCGCAGGTGTGTGAACAGAGTGGCGACCTCGGACGGATGGCCGCCCTCGACGCCGGATTCGACGTCACCGCGAGCGGCGCGACGCTCGACCGGTTCTGCGGCTCCGGGATCACGTCGGCCAACTACGCGGCGCACGCGGTGATCGCGGGCATGGAAGACCTCGTCATCTCGGGCGGCACCGAGATGATGTCGCTCCCGAAGAAGGGCATGCTCCCGATGGGGGCCGGCAACATGCACCTGCAAGAGATTCATCCCCAGTCGCACCAAGGTGTGTGCGCCGACGCAATCGCGACGCTCGAAGGCATCGGCCGCGACTCGCTCGATGCGCTGGCAGCTCTCTCTCAGGCCCGCGCCGATCAGGCGATCAAGGAAGGCCGCTTCGACAAGAGCCTGATCCCGGTTCTGAACATGGACGGCACCGTCGCGCTCGACCGTGAAGAGTTCCCGCGCCCACAGACGACCGCCGAGTCGCTTGCGCAGCTGTCGCCGAGCTTCCCCAAGATCGCCGACTACCGGCACACCGAAGATTCGCTCACCTTCCGCGAGCTAATCAACAAGAAGTACCCCGACCTCAACATCGAACACGTCCACCACGCCGGAAACTCGTCGGGCGTCGTCGATGGTGCGGCGGCTCTCCTCTTCGCCAGCGAGCAGTACGCAAAGGAGCACGGCCTGAAGGCACGCGCGCGCGTCGTCGCCACCGCGAACATGGGCGACGATCCCACGCTGATGCTAAACGCCCCCGTCCCCGCGGCCCGCAAGGTGCTGAAGCGAGCTGGCATGACCCTGAACGACATCGATCTCTTCGAGATCAACGAGGCATTCGCCGTCGTCTCCGAGAAGTTCCAGCGCGATCTCGACCTCGACCGCGACAGAGTAAACGTCAACGGCGGAGCGATGGCGCTCGGCCACCCCATTGGTGCCACCGGCGCGATCCTCATCGGCACGGTGCTCGATGAGTTGGAGCGTCGCGACAAGCAGGTCGGACTCATCACGATGTGCGCCGGCGGGGGCATGGCCCCGGCCATCATCATCGAGCGGACCTGA
- a CDS encoding amidohydrolase gives MFSDDSRSPTDHESEFEAPSSLVPRRHSPDPFACPCCANVFAETLRLAGVDLTAHGRGLRGHSPRAAARHLLFTNARILTMNAEAPEAESLLVSNGKIAWVGRQSDLPEALPEGTQRLDLKGKVVLPGFVEPHMHLAPLAMLRAFENIGPFRFETIASALEHLRNFALTTKPGEWIVGRQFDPSLQEGPNTLTNAMLDEISTEHPVFVYNASLHLAYCNSRALELAGVDSSTQVPAGSELERDENGAPNGVLKGGAAMALVARHNPGLRTGNLAEACLDVLSSANAVGITTVCDQGTGLFQGRRELDLYEALRASNRMTTRLRFSVSDIRAEAWDEANVTWGQGDEWVRVTGWKIVSDGSNQGRTGLQREPFLGAGLEDDNRGIAYVEVDALEDSVLKRLRAGWAVCVHANGDAAIDRVLDAFERAHEAGLDPAGHRCRIEHCSILHDEHIERLSTLGISPSFLIGHVHYWGQAFVQDIFGVDKASKLDRTGACEEKGIRWTLHSDDPVTEMNPLRCIENAVTRTMWRTDQILAPDERVPVEAAMRAMTIDAAWQCHSDHEVGSLEVGKLADFVVLGSDPREVAPTDIGKVSVEETWVQGECVWRTGGADGL, from the coding sequence ATGTTCTCCGATGACTCCCGCAGCCCGACGGACCACGAATCGGAGTTCGAGGCGCCGTCGTCGCTCGTACCCCGAAGGCACTCGCCCGACCCCTTCGCCTGCCCGTGTTGCGCAAACGTGTTCGCGGAGACCCTACGACTCGCCGGCGTCGACCTCACAGCGCACGGGCGCGGTCTTCGAGGCCACTCGCCCCGTGCGGCGGCCCGACACCTCCTGTTCACCAATGCGCGCATCCTCACCATGAACGCGGAGGCACCCGAGGCAGAGAGCCTTCTCGTCTCAAACGGCAAGATCGCCTGGGTCGGACGGCAGTCGGATCTTCCGGAGGCACTCCCTGAAGGCACCCAACGGCTCGATCTGAAAGGAAAGGTGGTCCTACCGGGGTTCGTCGAACCCCACATGCACCTGGCCCCGCTGGCGATGCTTCGCGCGTTCGAGAACATCGGACCGTTTCGGTTCGAAACCATCGCGAGCGCCCTGGAACACCTCCGCAACTTCGCGCTCACGACGAAACCGGGCGAGTGGATCGTGGGACGCCAGTTCGATCCCTCGCTTCAGGAGGGACCGAACACCCTCACCAACGCCATGCTCGACGAGATCTCCACCGAGCATCCCGTGTTCGTCTACAACGCCTCGCTTCACCTCGCGTACTGCAACTCGCGTGCACTCGAGCTGGCCGGCGTCGACTCGAGCACCCAAGTGCCCGCCGGTTCGGAGCTCGAGCGCGACGAGAACGGGGCCCCCAACGGCGTCCTCAAGGGCGGCGCGGCGATGGCACTCGTGGCGCGACACAACCCAGGCCTCCGCACGGGAAACCTCGCCGAGGCCTGCCTCGACGTGCTGAGTTCCGCAAACGCCGTCGGCATCACGACGGTGTGCGACCAGGGAACCGGCTTGTTCCAGGGCCGGCGAGAGCTCGACCTATACGAGGCGTTGCGCGCCAGCAACCGCATGACGACACGGTTGCGGTTTAGTGTCTCCGACATTCGCGCCGAAGCATGGGACGAGGCGAACGTCACGTGGGGCCAAGGCGACGAGTGGGTACGCGTCACGGGGTGGAAGATCGTGAGCGACGGGTCCAACCAAGGGCGGACAGGTCTCCAGAGAGAACCCTTCCTCGGCGCGGGACTCGAGGATGACAATCGCGGAATCGCTTACGTCGAAGTCGATGCGCTCGAGGATTCCGTCCTGAAACGCCTGCGCGCCGGCTGGGCAGTCTGCGTTCACGCGAACGGAGACGCCGCGATCGATCGCGTCCTCGATGCCTTCGAGCGAGCGCACGAAGCGGGACTCGATCCGGCGGGCCACCGTTGCCGGATCGAACACTGCAGCATCCTGCACGACGAACACATCGAGCGCCTGTCCACGCTGGGAATCTCACCGAGCTTCCTCATCGGCCACGTCCACTACTGGGGCCAGGCGTTCGTCCAGGACATCTTCGGAGTCGACAAGGCGTCGAAGCTGGATCGAACCGGCGCCTGCGAAGAGAAGGGGATTCGGTGGACGCTGCATTCCGACGACCCGGTCACGGAAATGAACCCGCTGCGCTGCATCGAGAATGCCGTCACGCGGACGATGTGGCGAACGGATCAGATCCTCGCGCCCGACGAGCGCGTTCCGGTCGAGGCGGCGATGCGTGCGATGACGATCGACGCCGCTTGGCAATGTCACTCGGACCACGAGGTCGGAAGCCTCGAAGTGGGCAAGCTCGCAGACTTCGTGGTGCTCGGGAGCGACCCGCGCGAGGTCGCACCGACCGACATCGGCAAAGTCAGCGTCGAGGAGACCTGGGTTCAGGGCGAATGCGTCTGGAGAACTGGCGGCGCAGACGGGCTGTAG
- a CDS encoding cysteine dioxygenase family protein, producing the protein MDDVLAGVVDRCRAAVTGADPQGEIAVILLEAAKNPAVASAIVAREGLFTLEDLAIHRSDDLTVLAASIPPGFSAAPHNHNIWSVVSVCQGQEDNRFFERDGDGLKVAGEVSVVAPGVLQNAAEAIHSIGNPLETPLLALHVYGGDLFATPRSNWDPDTHKEIPFAWEKVSSASGS; encoded by the coding sequence ATGGATGACGTGCTTGCGGGTGTCGTGGATCGATGTCGGGCCGCCGTGACCGGGGCGGATCCTCAGGGCGAGATCGCGGTGATCTTGCTCGAGGCGGCGAAGAATCCCGCCGTGGCGAGTGCGATTGTGGCTCGGGAGGGGCTCTTCACCCTCGAGGACCTGGCGATCCACCGGAGCGACGATCTGACGGTTCTTGCCGCGTCGATTCCGCCTGGGTTCAGCGCGGCTCCCCACAACCACAACATCTGGTCGGTCGTGAGCGTGTGTCAGGGCCAGGAAGACAATCGGTTTTTTGAACGTGATGGCGACGGCCTGAAAGTGGCGGGCGAGGTCTCCGTTGTCGCTCCCGGCGTCCTGCAGAACGCCGCGGAGGCGATTCACTCCATTGGGAATCCGCTCGAGACTCCCTTGCTCGCGCTTCACGTGTACGGTGGCGATCTGTTCGCGACGCCGCGGAGCAACTGGGACCCTGATACGCACAAAGAGATCCCGTTCGCTTGGGAGAAGGTCAGCTCGGCGTCCGGCAGCTGA
- a CDS encoding NADH:flavin oxidoreductase has protein sequence MVLPSASAAFSPARLGPITLKNRVIKAATFEGMSPGGKPSDKLTEFHRNIALGGVAMTTIAYCTTEADGRISDGMMYLHEAIEPELRRLTGAVHEAGALVSGQMTHCGNFSRNRKLQRLARPLGPSRQFSMIGATVGMPFAGAMTEADIDYLVETYRASADRMKRVGFDAAEIHFGHGYGLSQFISPKTNRRNDAYGGSLENRMRLPLRVLEAVRETVGDGFPILGKISMSDGVAGGVDWEEGVRVAQMLDRAGIDALVASAGTSSFNPMLMFRGPSIVHGMIEMERNPITRIGLRLIGPRMFKKYVYEELYLMDRARRVRDAVDCAVVYIGGCSTRESVDRAIQDGFDFVQIGRPLLFDPAFVRHAEADPGYVNGCTHCNRCVALIDHPDGIRCPLNDEAEQGSGVSP, from the coding sequence ATGGTCCTGCCTTCTGCCAGCGCTGCGTTCTCCCCGGCTCGTCTCGGCCCGATCACGCTGAAGAACCGTGTAATCAAGGCGGCGACCTTCGAGGGTATGTCGCCGGGTGGAAAGCCGAGCGACAAGCTGACCGAGTTCCACCGCAACATTGCTCTGGGCGGTGTTGCGATGACGACGATCGCGTACTGCACGACCGAGGCCGACGGTCGAATCAGCGACGGGATGATGTATCTCCACGAGGCGATCGAGCCCGAGCTTCGGCGGCTCACGGGCGCCGTTCACGAGGCCGGTGCTCTGGTTTCGGGCCAGATGACCCACTGCGGAAACTTCTCGCGGAACCGGAAGCTACAGCGCCTCGCCCGACCGCTCGGTCCTTCTCGCCAGTTCAGCATGATCGGTGCGACGGTCGGGATGCCGTTTGCGGGCGCGATGACCGAGGCCGACATCGACTACCTCGTCGAGACGTACCGGGCGTCCGCGGATCGGATGAAGCGCGTGGGCTTCGATGCCGCGGAGATCCACTTCGGCCATGGGTATGGTCTGTCCCAGTTCATCAGCCCGAAGACCAACCGGCGCAATGACGCTTACGGGGGTAGTCTCGAGAACCGGATGCGGCTTCCGCTGCGCGTGCTCGAGGCCGTTCGCGAAACAGTCGGGGACGGTTTCCCGATCCTCGGGAAAATCAGCATGTCCGATGGTGTCGCGGGTGGCGTCGATTGGGAGGAGGGCGTTCGCGTCGCCCAGATGCTCGACCGAGCGGGGATCGATGCGCTCGTGGCGAGCGCGGGGACGAGTAGCTTTAATCCGATGCTGATGTTCCGCGGACCCAGCATCGTTCACGGGATGATCGAGATGGAACGGAACCCCATCACTCGCATAGGGCTCAGGCTCATCGGCCCGAGGATGTTCAAGAAGTACGTCTACGAGGAACTGTACCTCATGGACCGCGCGCGCCGCGTACGTGACGCAGTGGATTGCGCCGTCGTCTACATCGGCGGATGCTCAACCCGGGAGAGCGTCGATCGCGCCATCCAGGACGGGTTCGACTTCGTTCAGATCGGTCGCCCGCTCTTGTTCGATCCCGCGTTCGTTCGTCACGCAGAGGCGGATCCGGGCTACGTGAACGGCTGCACCCACTGCAATCGGTGCGTCGCTCTCATCGACCACCCGGATGGCATTCGCTGCCCCTTGAACGACGAGGCTGAGCAGGGAAGCGGTGTCTCTCCTTGA
- a CDS encoding zinc dependent phospholipase C family protein: MTLRRVLIAALLVSLVLAPSPARSHGDWGHVQVTRWAIESLPPGPLKEFFAEPAVREAALFGAAFPDSGYWADGPAEREYGEYTHWEPFIQAFVEHIRTNQPPPFAMLEQRKLVAFLMGCGAHGLQDEIFDSLFLFQVDEHDGGNQEDADGGTDFFLVEDGVLPFDLVEFVPMDALLPL, translated from the coding sequence ATGACTCTTCGACGAGTTCTGATCGCCGCGCTCCTCGTTTCACTCGTCCTCGCGCCCTCTCCGGCCCGGTCCCACGGGGATTGGGGCCATGTGCAGGTCACGCGCTGGGCGATCGAAAGCCTCCCGCCCGGTCCGCTCAAGGAGTTCTTCGCCGAGCCCGCGGTGCGGGAGGCGGCACTCTTCGGCGCGGCCTTCCCCGACTCGGGCTACTGGGCCGACGGCCCGGCGGAGCGGGAGTACGGCGAGTACACTCACTGGGAGCCGTTCATCCAGGCATTCGTCGAGCACATTCGAACGAACCAACCGCCCCCGTTTGCGATGCTCGAGCAGCGCAAACTCGTCGCCTTCCTGATGGGCTGCGGCGCGCACGGTCTCCAGGATGAGATCTTTGATTCACTCTTCCTGTTTCAGGTCGACGAGCACGACGGCGGAAATCAAGAGGACGCGGACGGCGGGACGGATTTCTTCCTGGTCGAGGACGGGGTTCTTCCGTTCGACCTCGTCGAGTTCGTACCGATGGACGCGTTGCTGCCTCTGTAA
- a CDS encoding YciI family protein codes for MNSITGYSILEAESLDEAKEIAKGNPFLASIRIYEISTM; via the coding sequence ATGAACTCGATCACGGGCTACTCCATCCTCGAGGCCGAGAGCCTCGACGAGGCCAAAGAAATCGCCAAGGGCAACCCCTTCCTCGCGAGCATCCGGATCTACGAGATCAGTACGATGTAG